One Pseudorasbora parva isolate DD20220531a chromosome 8, ASM2467924v1, whole genome shotgun sequence DNA window includes the following coding sequences:
- the LOC137085059 gene encoding uncharacterized protein, producing MTERDENLTGYGPRRANANVSGGKWQRLVFDGDENNYELWEVKFLGHLRLMGLKETILSTEDIDEEKNEECYAELIQFLDDKSLSLVMREAADDGRKALEILRSHYASQGKPRIIALYTELTSLKKESNETVTDYIIRAEKAVTSLRNAKEVISDGLIIAMILKGLPDSYKPFAIHTTQSSEELTFTQFKSKLRSYEETEKFDDKPKTDNVMKVNIASVTCYGCGNRGHLARDCRQKGVPKWCSYHRSSTHSDETCRRRKDGHKDEAKQAAEKQEEREKEQTFVFKVSQTFLPDNITKNGLMVDCGATSHILTEKKDFTRFDESFDPKSHYMELADGARMNNVALKRGDAEVLLLDVEGKCVRITLKKALFIPSYPQSIISVQAATTDGARVIFQEGQNELISKDGAVFRIEEHERLYYLKTGSVWSSPNL from the exons ATGACGGAGAGAGATGAAAACCTAACAGGTTATGGGCCCAGGCGCGCCAATGCTAACGTTTCAGGAGGAAAATGGCAGAGACTAGTCTTCGACGGAGACGAGAATAACTACGAACTATGGGAAGTAAAATTTCTTGGTCATCTGAGATTAATGGGTTTAAAGGAAACAATACTGTCTACCGAGGATATAGACGAGGAAAAGAATGAGGAGTGCTACGCTGAACTAATCCAGTTTCTCGACGATAAAAGCTTGTCACTGGTGATGCGAGAGGCGGCTGATGACGGCAGGAAAGCTCTGGAAATACTTCGAAGTCACTACGCCAGTCAGGGTAAGCCGAGAATTATCGCCCTATACACTGAACTAACTTCGTTAAAGAAGGAATCTAACGAGACGGTGACAGACTACATTATCCGAGCTGAGAAAGCGGTGACTTCCCTAAGAAACGCAAAAGAAGTAATAAGTGACGGACTGATAATAGCGATGATCCTAAAGGGCCTGCCAGATTCCTACAAGCCTTTCGCTATCCATACTACACAGAGTAGTGAAGAATTGACTTTCACCCAGTTTAAAAGCAAACTGAGAAGTTATGAAGAGACAGAAAAATTTGATGATAAACCCAAAACTGACAATGTGATGAAAGTAAACATAGCATCCGTGACCTGCTATGGATGTGGAAACCGCGGTCATCTTGCACGTGATTGCCGCCAAAAGGGGGTACCCAAGTGGTGCAGCTACCATAGAAGTTCAACACACAGTGATGAGACATGTCGCCGGAGAAAAGACGGGCACAAAGACGAAGCGAAACAAGCTGCAGAAAAACAAGAGGAGCGTGAAAAAGAAcaaacatttgttttcaaaGTCAGTCAAACATTTCTTCCAGACAATATTACGAAAAATGGACTAATGGTAGACTGTGGAGCAACATCCCACATCTTAACAGAGAAGAAAGATTTCACGAGATTTGATGAGAGTTTCGACCCAAAGTCACACTACATGGAACTTGCGGATGGAGCCAGGATGAACAACGTGGCATTAAAGCGGGGCGACGCAGAGGTGTTACTGCTGGATGTGGAAGGAAAATGCGTCAGGATCACTCTAAAGAAGGCCTTGTTCATACCATCATATCCACAAAGCATCATCTCCGTTCAAGCTGCTACAACAGATGGTGCCAGGGTGATCTTCCAAGAAGGACAGAATGAACTGATAAGCAAGGATGGAGCTGTGTTCCGCATAGAAGAGCATGAGAGACTGTACTATCTGAAAACG GGCAGTGTGTGGAGTTCCCCAAACCTATAG